A DNA window from Halorubrum sp. DM2 contains the following coding sequences:
- a CDS encoding cupin domain-containing protein, whose translation MNGRVFTATEAIEFSDEHAESTQIVETSDSAVFVWRVKPGQELSGHIHSDGQDTWVMIQGTLTYYLGDGQTKQITAGQVDVDPEEIVHGGVNEGTDNVIFVSIHSGPDIGYEEASR comes from the coding sequence ATGAACGGGAGAGTTTTCACCGCAACAGAGGCAATTGAGTTTTCCGACGAACACGCCGAGAGCACGCAAATCGTCGAAACGTCCGATTCGGCGGTCTTTGTCTGGAGAGTGAAACCCGGTCAGGAGCTCTCGGGCCATATCCACTCCGACGGCCAAGACACGTGGGTGATGATCCAAGGAACACTCACCTACTATCTTGGAGACGGGCAAACCAAGCAAATCACAGCCGGTCAGGTGGATGTCGATCCAGAGGAAATCGTCCACGGAGGCGTTAACGAAGGGACTGACAACGTGATCTTCGTCTCGATCCATTCAGGTCCGGACATCGGGTATGAAGAAGCTTCCCGGTAG
- a CDS encoding ABC transporter ATP-binding protein, whose protein sequence is MISTDPADMARAIDKTNETAGNRGAPPWAAETDERPTDATADPVLSLSGVTKSFGPETAVDDVSLDVYSGELLTFLGPSGCGKTTTLRTIAGLDEPTQGRISLGGEVVAGDGLFVPPERRDVGIVFQNFALFPHLTVRENIAFGLTDADATETEARVDELLALVEMSDHGAKTPDQLSGGQKQRIALARSLAPEPKVLLLDEPFSNLDVRLRVKMREEVRRILKEAGVTAVSVTHDQEEALSISDRVAVMNNGQIEQVGSPKTVFERPESKFVASFLGQAAFLEGELSDGSVETAIGRVDAVTLEGYETVYDRASVDILVRPDDLRATPVTPDLADGVIVSRQYVGPSFVYRIELDAGGAVHCLHNHVDEFDLDQPVSVELTADHPMAWYPR, encoded by the coding sequence ATGATATCCACGGACCCAGCCGATATGGCACGAGCGATCGACAAGACTAATGAGACAGCCGGCAACCGCGGGGCCCCTCCGTGGGCAGCCGAAACGGACGAGCGACCGACTGATGCGACGGCCGATCCCGTCCTGTCGCTGTCCGGCGTCACGAAGTCGTTCGGCCCCGAAACCGCTGTTGACGATGTTTCGCTTGACGTCTATTCCGGGGAGCTCCTGACTTTCCTCGGCCCGTCCGGCTGCGGGAAAACGACCACGCTCCGCACCATCGCAGGGCTCGACGAGCCGACCCAAGGGCGGATCTCGCTTGGCGGCGAGGTCGTCGCAGGCGACGGGTTGTTCGTCCCGCCGGAGCGGCGCGACGTGGGTATCGTCTTCCAGAACTTCGCGCTGTTTCCCCACCTCACCGTCCGCGAGAACATCGCGTTCGGACTGACGGACGCCGACGCCACCGAGACCGAGGCACGCGTCGACGAGTTGTTGGCGCTCGTCGAGATGAGCGACCATGGCGCGAAGACGCCGGACCAGCTCTCCGGCGGGCAGAAACAGCGCATCGCGCTCGCGCGGTCGCTTGCGCCCGAGCCCAAGGTGCTCCTCTTGGACGAGCCATTCTCGAACCTCGACGTGCGCCTCCGCGTCAAAATGCGCGAAGAGGTTCGTCGCATCCTGAAAGAGGCTGGTGTCACCGCTGTCTCCGTCACCCACGATCAGGAGGAGGCGCTGTCTATCTCCGACCGCGTCGCCGTCATGAACAACGGCCAGATCGAACAGGTCGGCAGTCCGAAGACGGTGTTTGAGCGGCCTGAGTCGAAGTTTGTCGCCTCTTTTCTCGGACAAGCCGCCTTCCTCGAAGGGGAGCTCAGTGACGGGTCGGTCGAGACCGCGATCGGTCGAGTCGACGCGGTCACACTGGAGGGGTACGAGACGGTGTACGACCGCGCATCCGTGGACATCCTCGTGCGGCCAGACGACCTTCGTGCGACGCCCGTGACCCCTGACCTAGCGGACGGCGTCATCGTCTCGCGGCAGTACGTCGGCCCCTCATTCGTCTATCGGATCGAGCTTGACGCCGGCGGCGCGGTCCACTGTCTCCACAACCACGTCGATGAGTTCGACCTCGACCAGCCGGTCTCGGTGGAACTCACCGCGGACCACCCGATGGCTTGGTACCCGCGGTGA